The genomic DNA ATATTGATACAATGATGCTCTTCCAAATAAGTCTAAATCTTTTGCTTGCGAATTTTCATCTTTTAAGTATTCTTTACCATCTATTTTAAATTCCTTCCAACCATCTCCAAATCTCTTAATATACTTATTTAATACTTCGCTCTTACTTTTAAAATATGTTTCTTCTTCTTTTACTTTACTATGAATAACTAAGAGTGCTATAAATATTATTATTGATAAAACTCCAACAAAAATACCTACTATATTTTTATTGTAAAATCCAATAGCAAACCCTGCTATCACTATCAAAAAAGATATTAATCTTGCTGTACTTATGTTATTTGACTTTTTACTTAAGAGCAATTCTTTTTCAGTACTACTTTCTAAAAGTTTACTAAAATATTCTATTCCCATAAAAAATTCCAACTTTCTTGTTATATAATGAAACTCAAATATAAAATTAATCTAGTATTATTATAATCTAACACTGTACTTTAAATTATCCTTATATAATATATCTTATTAATAAACATTATATATACAACTTGATTTTAATTTATAAGGTGTAGGACATAATCCTAATCAATATTTAATTAAATGATGTGTAGTCCACTATTATTCAGTACTACTTAGTATCGATTAATTTTGATAATTTTTTAGTAAATTCTTGAGCTGCATCGTATCCCATTCCTCTTTGTCTAAAATTCATTGCTGCTACTTCTAATATCATAGCAGTATTTCTTCCAGGTTTAACAGGTACAACTAATTTCTCTACATTAACACCAAGTATTTCTTCATATTCTTTATCCAGTCCCAGTCTATCATAATACTTAGTTTCATCCCAAGCTTCTAAATGAACTACTAAATCTATCATTTTAGAATTTTTGATTGCCCCTACTCCATATAAACTTCTAACATCTATTATTCCTATTCCTCTTATCTCAAGAAAATGTCTTATTAGTTCAGGTGACTGACCCACAAGCATACTTTCATCTAATTTTCTTATTTCTACAGCATCATCTGCAACTAATCTATTACCCCTTTGAATCAGTTCTAATGCTGTTTCCGACTTTCCTATACTACTTTCACCTTTTATCAGTACACCTATACCATAAATATCTACTAGCACACCGTGAATTGTTGTATGTGGTGCTAACTTATTATCCAAATAGTTTGACAGTCTATTTATAAGTCTAGTGGTATTTCTATTTGTGCTCAAAAGTATTCTTTTATATTTTTTAGCCTTTTCAATTACATCTGGCTTGATTTCCAAGTCTCTAGAAATTATTAACGCTGGTATTTCATATGAGAAAAATCTATCTAGTACTTCTTCCCGAATATGACTATCCATTAATCCAAAAAAATTATATTCTGTCTTTCCAACTATTTGTATTCTTTCATATGCAAAATAATCAAAATATCCTGCAAACTGTAATCCTGGTCTATTTATATCTTGAGAGTAGACATAATAATCTACATCATCAGGCATGTATACTACTTTTAACTTCAACTCTTTTATTATCTCTCTTATTGATACTTTATTGCTAGTTTCCATTAATTTTCTTCCTTTCTAAAAAAATTATAAACATTATCTGCAATGCTTTTATTCATTCCATCTACTTCTAAAAGTTCTTCCATAGTAGCTTTTTTTATAGCATCTACATCTTTAAAGTGATTTAATAATGATTTCTTTCTTTTTTCACCTATTCCTTGTATATCATCTAAGATAGATTTTGTCAAAGCTTTATTTCTTAGACTTCTATGATATGTTATTGCATAATTATGAACTTCTTCTTGTATACTAGCAATAAATCTATATAAATTAGTTGTTTTATCTAGTTCTATTTCTTTTTCTTTGCATATCAATCCTTTAGTTCTATGCTTATCATCTTTGTACATTCCCCAAAGAGGTATATCTACATCATTGAGTTCTAGTACTTTTTTTACTGCACTAACTTGTCCTTTTCCACCATCCAACAATATCAAGTCAGGTAAATTTCCATGTTTTAATCTTCTATCTACAATTTCAGCCATAGAATCATAATCATTAGGTCCAATAACTGTCTTTATTTTATATCTCCTATATTCCTTCTTATCTTTTTTAGCATTCGTATACACTACCATAGAACCAATCGAATCTACACCTTGTATATTTGATATATCATAAGCCTCTATTCTTATTGGCAACTTTTCTAGATTTAATATTTGCTTTAATTCTTCCAATGCTCCAATACTTTTTTCATATTTTCTTTTATTCATATCAGAAAATTTTTCAAGATATTCTACAGCATTTTTCCTAACCATTTCAACTAAGCTTTTCTTCTCTCCCTTTTGAGGAACTCTTATTGTTACTTTTTGCCCCTTTTTAGATGACAGCCATTCTTCTAATATAGAACTATCTTCTATCTCATCTTCTATAATTAATTCTTTAGGTATATACTCTTGTTCATTATAAAATTGTTTTACAAATGAACTTAATATAGAAGCTCTTGGACTATCCATTACCCCTTCTAATATAAAATGTTCCCTACCTACAATCTTACCATTTCTTATAAAAAATACCTGGACACAAGCTTCATTATGAGCTCTTGCCATTGCAACCACATCTTGGTTTAAGTCACTTACAGTAGCATCTATTTTTTGTTTCTGTATCATCTCTTCAAGGCTCTTTATCTTATCCCTATATACAGCAGCCTCTTCAAATCTAAAGTTCATAGAACTCTCATTCATTTTTTCCTTTAAAAGTTCCATCAATTTTTCTTCTTTACCAGATAAACACATTATAATCTCTTCTATCATTTTTCCATACTCTTCTTTAGAAACATTTCCTGTACAAGGTCCTAAACATTTATTTATGTGTAGATTTAAACAAGGTCTTGTCTTATTCTTTATTGCTTTATCTATATCTATTTTACAGCTTCTTATTGGATACGTACTACTTATAAGCTCCAAGGTATCATTCACAGCAGTTATATTGGTATAGGGCCCAAAATACTTTGCCTTATCTTTAAGAACTCTTCTAACTTTTAAGATTCTTGGATAATCTTCATTTGTAGTTACTTTTATATATGGATAAGTTTTATCATCTCTAAGCACTACATTATACTTTGGTCTGTATCTTTTTATTAAATTACATTCAAGTATTAATGCCTCTAACTCTGAATCCGTTATAATATACTCAAACTTATATATATTCTTAACCATAGAT from Clostridioides difficile ATCC 9689 = DSM 1296 includes the following:
- the uvrC gene encoding excinuclease ABC subunit UvrC — its product is MFDIQEHLKKLPSEPGVYLMKDKYDHIIYVGKAISLKNRVRQYFQSSKNHTSKVKSMVKNIYKFEYIITDSELEALILECNLIKRYRPKYNVVLRDDKTYPYIKVTTNEDYPRILKVRRVLKDKAKYFGPYTNITAVNDTLELISSTYPIRSCKIDIDKAIKNKTRPCLNLHINKCLGPCTGNVSKEEYGKMIEEIIMCLSGKEEKLMELLKEKMNESSMNFRFEEAAVYRDKIKSLEEMIQKQKIDATVSDLNQDVVAMARAHNEACVQVFFIRNGKIVGREHFILEGVMDSPRASILSSFVKQFYNEQEYIPKELIIEDEIEDSSILEEWLSSKKGQKVTIRVPQKGEKKSLVEMVRKNAVEYLEKFSDMNKRKYEKSIGALEELKQILNLEKLPIRIEAYDISNIQGVDSIGSMVVYTNAKKDKKEYRRYKIKTVIGPNDYDSMAEIVDRRLKHGNLPDLILLDGGKGQVSAVKKVLELNDVDIPLWGMYKDDKHRTKGLICKEKEIELDKTTNLYRFIASIQEEVHNYAITYHRSLRNKALTKSILDDIQGIGEKRKKSLLNHFKDVDAIKKATMEELLEVDGMNKSIADNVYNFFRKEEN
- the hprK gene encoding HPr(Ser) kinase/phosphatase, producing the protein METSNKVSIREIIKELKLKVVYMPDDVDYYVYSQDINRPGLQFAGYFDYFAYERIQIVGKTEYNFFGLMDSHIREEVLDRFFSYEIPALIISRDLEIKPDVIEKAKKYKRILLSTNRNTTRLINRLSNYLDNKLAPHTTIHGVLVDIYGIGVLIKGESSIGKSETALELIQRGNRLVADDAVEIRKLDESMLVGQSPELIRHFLEIRGIGIIDVRSLYGVGAIKNSKMIDLVVHLEAWDETKYYDRLGLDKEYEEILGVNVEKLVVPVKPGRNTAMILEVAAMNFRQRGMGYDAAQEFTKKLSKLIDTK